In a single window of the Ciconia boyciana chromosome 7, ASM3463844v1, whole genome shotgun sequence genome:
- the LOC140654230 gene encoding intestinal-type alkaline phosphatase-like encodes MQLLAPLALCLGLWAGLSAAVIPVEEEKPSFWNKQAATAIEASLKIQPRISKAKNLILFLGDGFGIPTITATRILKGQEQGKLGPETPLALDAFPYVALSKTYNVDRQVPDSAGTATAYLCGVKGNFQTVGLSAAARLSQCNTTAGNEVVSVLERARKAGKAVGIVTTTRVQHASPSGTYAHVVNRNWYADCSMPMEARLQGCKDIAWQLVHNVDINVILGGGRKYMTPAGTPDPEYPTYQTENGTRTDGNNLINMWLEARPGARYVWNKTEMLAAAADPSVNYLMGLFEPGDMKYNLVRNTTMDPSLTEMTEAAITILSRNPNGFYLFVEGGRIDHGHHDGAAHKALTEAVEFDRAIERAGALTDEAQTLTVVTADHSHVFSFGGYTLRGSSIFGLAPSEATDHKNYTSILYGNGPGYPGASRTNVDEDTAKQYDYLQQAAVPLISETHGGEDVAILAKGPMAHLFHGVQEQTYVAHAMAYAACLEPYTTCRQRDSAPGTHATPLALLLPTLLLPLFH; translated from the exons ATGCAGCTCCTGGCACCCCTCGCACTCTGCCTGGGCCTCTGGGCAGGGCTCAGCGCTGCTGTCATCCCAg tggaggaggagaagccaTCCTTCTGGAACAAGCAGGCGGCCACAGCCATTGAGGCCTCCCTCAAGATTCAGCCCAGAATAAGCAAAGCCAAAAACCTCATCCTCTTCCTCGGGGACG GATTCGGGATCCCCACCATCACGGCCACCCGCATCCTaaaggggcaggagcaggggaagctgggCCCCGAGACCCCCCTCGCCCTGGATGCTTTCCCTTACGTGGCTCTCTCCAAG ACATACAACGTGGACCGGCAGGTCCCCGACAGCGCGGGGACAGCCACAGCCTACCTCTGCGGCGTGAAGGGCAACTTCCAGACGGTGGGGCTGAGCGCGGCTGCCCGCCTCTCGCAGTGCAACACCACGGCGGGCAACGAGGTGGTCTCGGTGCTGGAGCGAGCCCGCAAAGCTG ggaaGGCAGTGGGCATCGTGACGACGACGCGGGTGCAGCACGCATCGCCCTCGGGGACCTATGCCCACGTGGTGAACCGCAACTGGTACGCGGACTGCAGCATGCCCATGGAAGCCCGCCTCCAGGGCTGCAAGGACATTGCCTGGCAGCTGGTCCACAACGTCGACATCAAT GTGATCTTGGGGGGTGGTCGGAAATACATGACCCCCGCGGGGACGCCGGACCCCGAATATCCCACCTACCAGACAGAGAATGGGACACGCACGGACGGGAATAACCTCATCAACATGTGGCTGGAGGCACGGCCG GGTGCCCGCTACGTCTGGAACAAGACGGAGATGCTGGCTGCCGCCGCTGACCCCAGCGTGAATTATTTGATGG GTCTCTTTGAACCCGGGGACATGAAGTACAACCTGGTGCGTAACACCACCATGGACCCCTCGCTCACCGAGATGACGGAGGCGGCCATCACCATCCTGAGCAGGAACCCCAACGGCTTCTACCTCTTTGTGGA AGGCGGCAGAATCGACCACGGCCACCACGATGGTGCAGCCCATAAGGCACTGACAGAGGCGGTGGAGTTCGACCGGGCCATTGAGCGGGCGGGTGCCCTGACAGACGAGGCGCAGACCCTCACCGTTGTCACCGCCGACCACTCGCACGTCTTCTCCTTCGGTGGCTACACCCTGCGCGGCTCCTCCATCTTCG GTCTGGCCCCCAGCGAAGCCACTGATCACAAGAACTACACATCCATCCTCTACGGGAATGGGCCGGGTTACCCGGGTGCCAGCCGGACCAACGTGGACGAGGACACAGCCA agcaGTACGACTATTTGCAGCAGGCGGCCGTGCCCCTCATCTCGGAGACCCACGGCGGCGAGGACGTGGCCATCCTGGCCAAGGGCCCCATGGCCCACCTcttccacggggtgcaggaGCAGACCTACGTGGCCCACGCCATGGCCTACGCCGCCTGCCTCGAGCCCTACACCACCTGCCGCCAGCGGGACTCTGCCCCCGGCACCCATGCCACccccctggccctgctcctgcccaccctcctcctgcccctcttccACTGA